Part of the Kamptonema formosum PCC 6407 genome, AATTCGTTCTAATTCAAGCAAGTCAGCAATTTTGCGGGCGAGTTCAATTTCTTCGTCTGCTCTCAGCAGTCGAATCCGACCAATTTCTTGCAGATAAAGGCGAATTGAGTCTTCAGTATAGTGCTTTTTTTTCGCCTGAGCCCGACGACGGGCTTTAGCAACTTTGCTACCAGACTTAGCGTCGTCCTCTTCAGGCTGAGCATCTAAAAAGTCTTCGCGATCGTCTCCTTCGTCGTCGATGAAGAGTTCTATTTCACTCTCAGGCAGAACGCCTCGGGCGTTCGCGAGTAACTCGATAGTTTCAATCTCAGGTTGAATTTTGGTTTCGAGTACGTTGTTAGTCTGGATCATGCCGCGTTCCTCATGCTCCTGAATCGAAGAATTAATAAGTAGTGAACATTGTCTGTCTGTGTCTAGACAGTTTGGTGAGGGTTTCACCCCTCAATTTTAGTGGTATTTTTCTGCTTACTTGATGATTACAGAAAAATATATCGCTCGCACCTCAACATTGTTGGGTAAAAGCGTCGAGGTTTTTTTCTCGGATTTTGCCAAGACCTTTCCGATTGTAGCCTTTCTCACAAAAAATGCACGCTGTTTGCCAGTAGGAAAATAAAAGCTGCTGTGGAAAGTCTGCTTTCGGAGCGATTGGCTTTAGAGATAATATGTTGTTCAAGCTGTTTTCTTGAACTATTTTCAAAATCGGATGACCATTGCCGGTTGTTTAATATTTCCGGGAACTGCTGCGGGAAATTTAGTTGAATCACTAGCAGACAGTTGCCGGCTAGCTGTAATTTCTATTTTGCGTGGCAGTATTGATACACCCATTTTTACCCTGTCTCCCTGGATTGACTCATACGCGATTTACGATTCGATCTAACTGGTTGCTGTGGTTGCGAGTCGGCAACTCTGAACTGGATGCCGAAATTTACCCCAAGTGAAGCGTTGCGGATTCGATCGTGCAACAGGGGCTTGATAGTGTTAAGTTAGCTCAAATTTAAGAATTTGGGGTTGATTCTAATGTTAAGTCACGTTAAGTTTCTAACGTCACCTTCTCATCTGAGCAATAGCAGCGATCGCAATTGCTGTTTATAGACTGCAATTGCCAAGAGTGAAAAGTTGCTCAGATTTGGCTCATGTCTGAAAACTACGAGTTGAGGAGGATGATAAGTATATATTTTAATACTTATACTCAGTAGAATTTCGGAAGTCACTCCCATTCTACTTCCTTTGCTCGTGCTTCGAGGCACGGACGGGGTGACGGTTCGGACAGCGCGATCGCATGAATGGAGTTTTTGTGCTAATCAGCGTTTTGCTAGTAAAATGTTGCTTTAACCAGGTGAAATATCGGAAGTTGCTAATTGAGCTTCCTGTACTGCACGCTGATAAAAAGCCTCAAGGGCTGCTACACAATTTTTATCATCGTAGAGATAATGATGACTTTGCATCAGTTGCTCTGCGATACTATTCCTCCATTGTGCCTCAATTCCTAGCCTGACGGCAATTTTGACATATTCTACTTCATTTTTTGCAATGGTTTGTGTTATGCCTAGCATTTTTAAAATAGCATAAGAATGGCGACTACGCATTAATTTTCCCGGACAGGTGACAACGGGTAAATTGCAGGCGATCGCATCTAAAGTTGTATGCCCACCCGACCAGCTAAATGTATCTAGAAAAATATCTGATAAAATATAAAGATTCCAATAAGCTTTCTGAGCTAGTCTAGGTAAAATCACGCAGAAGTCTTTGCTATTTAAACCATACTTAGTGAAAGCTTGTTGGAGGCGGTTTTGAAATAGCTTCCCAATTTCAGCATTCGGTCGAGAAATGAAGACAAATTGAGCTTGGGGAACTTGCCGTGCAATTTCAGCAAAGATGCGATCGTGTTGAGGGAGGTATTTACAAAGAGTTTGGCAACAAAGATAGACAACAGCTTCTTCTGGCAAGTTAAAATCAGAGCGAGTTTGCTCTAGAATAGGAATAGTTGGTTTTGTGTAGGAAATTCCAATATTGGGCAAGCGGATTAATTTCTCTGAATAATGTTCTGTAGCATTTTCTGGTTCCATTAAGTCGCTGGAGAGGAAATAATCGACAGTTGGCAGTCCTGAAGTTACTGGATGTGCCCATGTTGTACACTGAATTGGAGCTAGTCGTAAGGCTGCAAGCTGAGTCATTTGTGCTTGCAAACCGAGTTCGATAAAAACGAGGATATGTAACTCGTCAGCAATAATTTGTTTGCAGATTAACTCTAAATTACCAGGGATATAATGGAAAGTATCGCTGTATAGTCGAAATTCCTGGGTAAATTGGTCTTGAGTTTCATTAATTTGATAGCAATAAATTTCAAATTGACTACTATCATGATGTCGCAGCCAGCCTAAACTTAGTTTGCCAACGGTGTGCCCCCAAAGACAACCAGAGATATAACCGATGCGAATTTTTCCAGTTTTACTAAGAGAAGGAACGGGTAAAGGTTTTACCCACTGGGGATAATTAGCAGCCATAACACGATGTGCATATTCACCGTATTGTTGCTGAATTTCCAAGTCATTTTCACCTTGATAGGCTAAGAAAAAATTGATGCGTTGACTGATTAATGCTAAGGCTTTTCGCCGCTCTAATTCTGTGTTAAGATTAGTTTGTTGAATTAATTGCTGTATCCCTTGACTAAACTGATTCCTATAAGTGGTAACTTCCTCTGAATTTTCGTAAATAACAGGGAGGATTAACAACTGTCCGGGGTTAAAATACCAATCGTCAGGAAATAAGGTAGCCGCGTGATTTGCCAAAGTAATCGCTGCTTTCGTGTTACCAGATTCTATCAAAGCTGAAATCAAGTTCCGGTAAAGATTTGCTACCTTTGGATAGATGTCAATAGCGTTACGGTAAATT contains:
- a CDS encoding O-linked N-acetylglucosamine transferase family protein; this encodes MDYQQFFAQLSSLYENWESPQAYPKSPQFQQIINQVETTTTANVMQLLNLALEFMPTNEIYCEIGSFQGGSLIAAMLNHPEHTAYTVDNFLEFDPFADNFDNLAENLSKFNLSEQVLFCNQDFEGFFSNLREMQSADKIGVYFYDASQDYRSQLLALLLAKPFLADEAIIIVNNNNSAAACQANWDFIAANPQCQLLLDFSTPELINSWNGLQVLSWNVRQTDNYDWSTFQQVRKQIVIQSIYELQSDSKRELAQNLYNQGLTLYQAGKFTAAEQKFKQALRWNRNQVEVWHHLAIVYYMTERYQDARDILFKSLEIDSSQAIQYYSLGLVFEKLGDFTQAVLAYQEAIALNPNYVDAYNNLGNIFFKVGRLSQAESTYRQAIAVNPEHYGSYLNLANILLAQQQIDAAIFASEKALQLKSDDAEIIAALEFIRHLKTDKNQASLYFGNDCYQRGEYQAAITYYYQFLANQAGNLELYFALAECHQKLEQYPEAIQIYRNAIDIYPKVANLYRNLISALIESGNTKAAITLANHAATLFPDDWYFNPGQLLILPVIYENSEEVTTYRNQFSQGIQQLIQQTNLNTELERRKALALISQRINFFLAYQGENDLEIQQQYGEYAHRVMAANYPQWVKPLPVPSLSKTGKIRIGYISGCLWGHTVGKLSLGWLRHHDSSQFEIYCYQINETQDQFTQEFRLYSDTFHYIPGNLELICKQIIADELHILVFIELGLQAQMTQLAALRLAPIQCTTWAHPVTSGLPTVDYFLSSDLMEPENATEHYSEKLIRLPNIGISYTKPTIPILEQTRSDFNLPEEAVVYLCCQTLCKYLPQHDRIFAEIARQVPQAQFVFISRPNAEIGKLFQNRLQQAFTKYGLNSKDFCVILPRLAQKAYWNLYILSDIFLDTFSWSGGHTTLDAIACNLPVVTCPGKLMRSRHSYAILKMLGITQTIAKNEVEYVKIAVRLGIEAQWRNSIAEQLMQSHHYLYDDKNCVAALEAFYQRAVQEAQLATSDISPG